Genomic window (Nymphaea colorata isolate Beijing-Zhang1983 chromosome 1, ASM883128v2, whole genome shotgun sequence):
ATGGCTACTGCTGGTCAGGTGATCCGATGCAAAGGTATGGACTGtgattgaaaaaaatcttgttgCTTACTTTGTGGGCTTCCAAGGTTTTGGTCTGATAGATGTTGGATTATCATTAGTTTTCTAGTTTCTTTTGTGCGGTTTTAGAATGAAGAAAAGGATTTTAAGCTTGGTCTGTTTTGACGTTTGAAGATTTCCTTCTCGTGGGTATGCGGCGAAGTTTGCTGCAAGGTTTTGGGttcttttttattagattttaaTGGAGGTGATCGAGATCAGAATGAGGGGAACCTTTGTTTAGATGGTAGTCTTCCTGTCTTTTGTTGAGACACTTTCATCTGATATGTCTGTCTGCTTGTGTTGGTGTTAGCTGCTGTTGCATGGGAGGCAGGCAAGCCGTTGGTGATGGAAGAGGTGGAGGTTGCTCCGCCTCAGGCCATGGAAGTTAGAGTGAAGATCCTCTTTACCTCTCTATGTCACACTGACGTTTTCTTCTGGGACTGCAAGGTAGTTTTTAACACCTTCGCCActgattctttcttcttccatgtCTAAATCTTGACCTTCTTTAGAAGTTGTACGGTTAGAAATGGAAGCAAACAAGATAGACAGTATGCTTCACTGGCGGTCGGTTCCTTTGACTGATCTCTTCTTTCGTTTTCTGAATTTCTGCAATGCAGACCCAGAAGCCTTTGTTCCCTAGGATCCTTGGACACGAGGCCGGAGGGTGAGTTTTTTCCCTTATTCTTTAatagttttatatttttattttgtagacTCCAGGTGTGTCTCTGTGTGCATTACTGCATGGTGTTTCTTGTTTTCATAAGGTTACTGCgatttttctaagaaaaaaacaatgtttttctaACTTGATCTTTCAAATGCCCatgatgtttttcttcttccctgcGTTGCTGGTGCTCGCTTTCTTGATTAATACATCCATTGTCCAAGATCAAGGGAAAGGCAGTAACGTTCTTTAATTAAACCCAAATGATCTTCCATGCGCAGTCTCTGCAGTTGTTTCATTTGCAAAGATGGCCATAAAAAGAACTCCCTTAAAGATCTCACTTTCTGATGCTTCTTTGATATGCCTAATCTCCACAAAGTCGCTTGTTCTGGTTTGGTATTTGCCATGtcttctcttcttttatggTCTTccaccctttctttttctccattgtgTGTTGCCCTTAAAGCATGACCTGGATTTACCAGGATTGTCGAGAGTGTTGGTCAAGGTGTGACAGAGCTTAAGCCTGGTGATCATGTTCTCCCTGTCTTCACCGGTGAATGTGGGGAATGTGCTCACTGCAAATCAGAAGAGAGCAACATGTGTGATCTCCTTAGGATCAACACAGACAGGGGAGTGATGCTTGCTGATGGGAAATCAAGGTTCTCCATTAAGGGGCAACCCATCTACCACTTTGTGGGTACCTCCACTTTCAGTGAGTACACAGTTGTGCACGTGGGTTGTCTTGCTAAAGTTAACCCAGAGGCACCTCTTGACAAGATTTGTGTCCTTAGCTGTGGAATTTCAACAGGTAACAAGAACATCTGACCCCTCCCATCTTCTAAATTCTTTCTGAATCTTGCTCAAGGGATGCTGGTTTTCTGCAGTACTACGATCAATATTTGTTTGAAACGTGTTTTCAGGATTTGGTGCTACTGTTAATGTTGCTAAACCAAAAAGAGGTCAATCCGTAGCTGTTTTCGGATTGGGTGCTGTGGGCCTTGCtgtaagttttttttctcttctgatTGGTGTTCTATTATGAGTATGCGTTTTCTTATGAATACCTTTATGATGCACTCTATTAGGCTTGTGAAGGTGCAAGAGTTTCAGGTGCGTCAAGGATCATTGGGATTGATCTGAACCCCAACAGGTTCGAAGAAGGTAAACAATGATAGCAAGGTAATAGATCGTTTTGTGGTGATTTCAAGGTGTATATCACTGaccctttcttatttttctttgatttcagCAAAGAAATTTGGTTGCACAGAGTTTTTGAACCCCAAGGACTATGACAGACCTATTCAACAGGTTAGATTCCAGATATGCCAATTCTTTGCTTCCCTATGGCATGCATCCTTTGTTTTAACAAATTAAGGATGCGTTTCTTAGCTTCAGAGTACACagtaaattttgattaagaatTTACGGTTGCTTTCAGGTGATTGCTGAGTTGACAAATGGAGGTGTCGACAGGAGTGTCGAGTGTACAGGACACATTGATGCGATGATATCAGCTTTTGAATGTGTCCATGATGTAAGTGATTTCACTGACTACTATTGCTTGATCTGCATTGACCATCCACATTTTCCTGATCTCTccttaaaaagacaaaagcttTGCATTTATATGCTTGTGAATGCATATTCTGCAATTACTTTTGGTCCCCAAAAAACCCATAAATCTATAAGGAATTAATCTTCTTCTAAATACCGCTGTGTTGCAGGGATGGGGCGTGGCTGTCCTGGTTGGTGTCCCTCACAAAGATGCAGTGTTCAAGACACACCCCATGAACTTCTTGAACGAGAAAACTCTGAAAGGAACATTCTACGGAAACTACAAGCCTCGCAGCGACATTCCCGGGGTTGTGGAATTATACATGAAGAAggtaatctctccctctcttccttctgAAGACAAATTCAGAAGGGTAGTTGCCATTTGCTCATTATCTTCACAGGGAGATGCGAACCAGAACTCATTTCTACATTCAAATCATGATTGCAGGAGCTCGAGTTGGACAAATTCTGCACTCACCGCGTTTCATTCAAGGACATCAACAAGGCCTTTGATTTGATGCTCAGCGGTCAAGGCATTCGCTGCATCATCAGCATGGAGGATTAGGCACGGAGGATGAGGAACCCGTGCTGCGAAACTTACAGATAATAAAGTAGGAGATGCTGTTGTGTTGCTTCATTGCTGCTTCTCGGAAGAGTCAAgcgattttttcttttgcagggAGTCCAAATTGTTGAGTTATTTTGGTTGTTTTGTGTCAAAGCCGCCGTCTCTTCTATGCTGTATGGATTCTGGTTGTATACTTGGAAGTTCCCTTCATACTACTCCCTTATTAATCTTTGTTTATCTACtttgttttctgaaaattttaaaaggaaCACAGTACGCAGTCTCTTTCGTATTCCTTAAGATTTAAGCAAAGAAACTCTTCCCTTTGTTACTTAtgttcataaaatataaaatctgCTGAACAGAAGCTACGGAGATAAATTTAGAGAGCACAAAAAAATGAGTCTGCTTAAATTATTTCGTTCTCCTGCGACCAATTCCTTGTCACTCGATTCATTGTCAAGTATAAATAGATATAGTGGTGAAGAAACTTCCGAACTGCTTGCCGTGTATCTGATACCCGACAGTGATAGTCCTTCGACAGTGATAGTCCTTGAAGGCAATTAATTAAGCGAAACAAGAAATCACTCGAGCTCATGTGATCATAAAATCTTGGCATCTGTCCAAATTTGGCTCACTCGAGAAATCCAAATGAGATTGACAATTACATACATCTAACTAAGGAGACACCTCAATAAGGAAGGAGATACCTTCAAGAAGCCGAagcttctctttcttgttcaaCTTATCTCGGGGTTCAGAGCTGCTTAACGAGTTAGGTGGAGAGTAAAACACTTGAAGCTTCTCTTTCTCGTTCAACTTATCTCGGGGTTCAGAGCTGCTTAATGAGTTAGGTGGAGAGTGAAACACTTGTTAACTAAGCATCACATACCCATTATTTACAGTTCAAAAGAATTTTACGGTAAGAATCGATTTGATTTCATTGTTTTGTCAATTTGACCAACTgaaccaaaacaagaaatgGACAAATGGAGAGTAAAACACTTATTAACTAAGCATCACATATCCATTATTTACAGTTGAGAAGAATTAAGCATCACATATCCATTATTTACAGTTTAGAAGAATTTTACTGTTCAGAAGAATCATACTCATGAAAATTGAATTGATGATCGACCTTTCACTGTCCTGCCAGTTTGACCAACTGAACTAAATCAACAAATGGACGATTGATGGTGATCCCACAATGTGATAAATTTTCAATAATTAAGTCTAGAGGCTTCCCGCTGTATTCTGAAGCTGTTCAACTACTATAGAAACATGCCCACAATTTGTCGTCTTCGTCATAACTTTCTTCCCGTCTTTGTCGCCACTTCACCACGTACTCCAactaatctctttctctctctctctcaaactctCTCAAGCCAGTATAacgaaattttaaaatggaattcAGTTGTCAAGTTTTGTTCCTTCCTTTTATtatcatttataaaaaataaaataatcaagatgattgttaaaaaagaaaaaaagaagaaaaaactggtTTTCAAACGAACAATCCTAACTTTTAGGCTTGTACTCAATTTaagcatcaaattttcaagattggtttttgttcattttcaattttttatatacctttTACCTATTTATATGATTACATGTATGAGGAATGACTTAAGAGACTGATAGGCATGCACAAGtaatatatatggagagagacaTATATTCTATAcgtaagaagagagagagagccgtcCACTAATTTAGTTTGGGCAACTTGTCAAGATAATAGATACGTGAgcattttgaactttgaagccCGCATTAAGGAgctttagaaagaaaaaaaaatcagtgttGGTGTCAATTTGTTCAAATTATCAAGAGACGTCAGCTGGTTGAAAACTGCAATACGGGTTTAAGAAAAATCAAAGTTTgtgtgaacttttttttttaagatgaaaacGCCCGTCTATGCATCTAAAAGGTTTCTTTAATTCTTGCATTTTTCGGACACGAATAATGTATCTATTtagttaattttgaaaaaaaaaacatatacacAAGGATATGAACGTTAAATACGGAGTAGTGAAATATATAAAATCACTAAAACTTATATTCTATaaaattgtttcaaaaataattgcatcaatatatatttgaaatctttGGATTTCTTTTTGTCTGGGTTTGGACAGAAAAATCTTTCTAATATATTATACGTGACAGTATATTTTAATCATGTTTGTTAATGCAATGCATTAGGTGGTTATGATTGGATTGAGGTTTCGATAAAGAtctcaccatatatatatatatataaatggtgACTGAtttttttagagtcacccaaccatctaatgAAAATCGTTCGATCAAACATGATGGACGACTAGAGAAAAATAAGGTGAAAAAGATGATGAACATTTtggtcatctaatattagttcatactttttctttatattcttttcTCAACCATCTACTTATGTCAGATGGACGGCTCTAATTAAATGGCTCTTTGAATAGGCAGAGTTCACTCACTCATAATgcattagtaaaaaaaaaaagttcaaagttCTTAAGAAAAAGTTAATAGAGGACATCCATTAGTCTTCAATCAGCCGCCGAATTAAATCAGACGTCATCAATTTGGTTCGAATATGCCAGTTGAGGAATCTGCCAaacatatatattcttttctCTGAAACCGCCATAGACAGCAAAAACTCCACCAGTTCCCAACTAGTAATCAGCATTAACTTTGATCAGAGATCCACACTTGAAGGCAATTTTGCTAGGCTTTATGTAATTGGATTTTTAGCAACCGAATCAAAATCTAATTAACATAATGTCCGTAAACTGGCTTCAATCCTTATCGATCCCAGTCGAACCCACTGGCCGTGAGAGGCATCACTTAATTGGTAAACTGGTGGGTCAGTTTGATAAACTACAAATGGAGTATGTGTGACACTTTGGTTGatggttgtttctttttctacttaAACCCAAAAACAACTCTGAACCCAAAGggcaagaaagaaaaggacGAAGAAAAGACTTTGGCCTCTTAATAATATCTTCTCAACactgaatttggattcaatcatgaaacttcattctaaatttatattttattaatagtATTCTGGTTTTCTCTATTTGATACTACTTCGTGAATTCCAAACCAACGCCAATTCTTTTAATTGTTAATGAATGACAACCCATGTTACGAAGAGTCAATAAACTTATGAGGTTAGTCCAATCCATCGTGAAGGACGATTAACAGAAAATAAGTTTAAAAATGTAATGTATCATTTAGTATTAGTTCATGAATGATTGATAGGTACCTGACTACTTAGGTAAGGCATAAAATTCAggcctcttaaattcatgttaaaaatggtttcaaacaaaatatgaacgTTCTAATGTGttcataaacactaatttaatgtaaatcatgctttagttcaagttttataaaaaaatgatatttatactaccaaaattttgatgttataagagccgttcattttttgactaataaaaaacattatttaagtaacaAAACAACCAAATTAATGGACCATATCTATAAGgttggttttcaaaaaaaaattattgtaataATTAATATTAACATATCTGACTTTTGTTTCTTACTTAAGTGGTTTAGTTTTTAtcaattatatacatatatatccgAAGAGTAGTAGAGGCGACCTAAAAAGCACATTcagaaaacatgtttaaaaaatatttggcagtttcataagtattttgattattAAACCCCGGAGGAACAATCTTCCCTTTCTCACCGATGAACCTCGAATTCACCTGGGCTTGTAACGTTCCCGAGCATAAAGCTTTTGTTAATGGCCTCATTTCTTCAAAGAATGTCCGTCATATTTAAAAGTAATCAATCGAGCTAGTAAGGTATGACCAAAAGGCCTATTACATTTTTGGCCGTCATATTTAAAAGTAATCAATCGAGCTAGTAAGGTATGACCAAAAGGCCTATTACATTTTTGGCAAGggattattattttttttttaaatttttgcagGGGCCAAGGTAAAATTCTTGAAACTATTAGCcagtaaaattttatttttcaaaatttgtcatGAGAAAACATAGTAGGGGAGCATCAAGGACTTCGTTTTTGATGGCTATCTAACTTCATTTCTATTTAATTAGAAAAAGATTGTCTCCTTAAGGTTAGAGCTTTATTTATAATGATGATTATCAATAGCATTCATATTTGCGATTCAGGGGGACTCGGGATACCCCTTCTTACTTTTTCTATTGGgaagtaaggatgtcaatggattggatttagatcttatTCGATTGGATATTTGACTGAATTGCATACAAAAGataggatatgaaaaaaaaaatttgacatctGCACAAGAAATAAGATGGGATTCAGACATAAAAGATTGACATCTGATCAgaactggattcagatttaaataaatatctgatcagattagCATTCGAATTTAGTTCAAAACAAATGTCCCACATCCAATATCCATATATTCTGAAAGTGGGTTTTCAATTATATAACAATGCAGTTCGGATTTGTTTGTGTATTTAGTAGTTCGATTAAGATTCGTTTGCGAATACAAAAGTCAGATTAGAATCAGactaaaaattcaaatttaacatTTAGAATGATCTTCAGTAAAATTTCATGAGATCACAGCCTAAATAAATTTTAGTCCCTTGCTGTTTCTTCCTATCACCATTCTCCTGAAGCTTAACGAGCAAGCTTTAAAACccaactttttcctttctattctgtATGATGGTTGAGTACTGAGTAGTTCGATAAGCAAAGAACTCACAGGCC
Coding sequences:
- the LOC116261553 gene encoding alcohol dehydrogenase 3-like; this encodes MATAGQVIRCKAAVAWEAGKPLVMEEVEVAPPQAMEVRVKILFTSLCHTDVFFWDCKTQKPLFPRILGHEAGGIVESVGQGVTELKPGDHVLPVFTGECGECAHCKSEESNMCDLLRINTDRGVMLADGKSRFSIKGQPIYHFVGTSTFSEYTVVHVGCLAKVNPEAPLDKICVLSCGISTGFGATVNVAKPKRGQSVAVFGLGAVGLAACEGARVSGASRIIGIDLNPNRFEEAKKFGCTEFLNPKDYDRPIQQVIAELTNGGVDRSVECTGHIDAMISAFECVHDGWGVAVLVGVPHKDAVFKTHPMNFLNEKTLKGTFYGNYKPRSDIPGVVELYMKKELELDKFCTHRVSFKDINKAFDLMLSGQGIRCIISMED